The following are encoded in a window of Dehalococcoidia bacterium genomic DNA:
- a CDS encoding DUF1064 domain-containing protein: protein MRRVFHKYKARATELDGIRFDSQKEANYYQGLKLRERTGEVVFFLRQVPFYLPGGVRYVVDFQVFKADGTVSFVDVKGMKTESYKAKKRMVESLFPITIEEV from the coding sequence ATGAGAAGAGTTTTCCATAAATACAAGGCCAGGGCCACGGAACTCGATGGCATCCGGTTCGACTCGCAAAAGGAGGCGAACTACTACCAGGGGCTCAAGCTCCGAGAGCGCACCGGCGAGGTCGTGTTCTTTCTCAGACAGGTCCCTTTCTATCTTCCCGGGGGCGTCCGCTATGTCGTGGACTTTCAGGTCTTCAAGGCCGATGGGACTGTCTCATTTGTCGATGTGAAGGGCATGAAGACGGAATCCTACAAGGCCAAGAAGCGTATGGTCGAGAGCCTATTTCCGATTACGATTGAGGAGGTTTGA